Proteins encoded by one window of Roseibium sp. Sym1:
- a CDS encoding phosphoenolpyruvate carboxykinase: MQEVGVRNSSIGCEPFGFKGLKALYWNQNEPALYEYSLSRGETQLAAGGALVAETGVHTGRSPKDKFVVLDDETRDSVWWDNNAQMQKDKFDLLLADFLAHTEGMELFAQDLYGGADTTHRLPVRVYTEYAWHSLFIRNLLLRPELSELDSFAPDMTIIDLPSFKADPERHGCRTETVIAVDLTRKIVLIGGTSYAGEMKKSVFTMLNHLLPAKGVMSMHCSANVGDDGDTAVFFGLSGTGKTTLSADPARTLVGDDEHGWSESGVFNFEGGCYAKTIKLSAEAEPEIFSTTQRFGTVLENVVLDDARVPDFDDGTKTENTRAAYPIHFISNASATGCAPMPKTIIMLTADAFGVMPPIARLTPAQAMYHFLSGYTAKVAGTEKGVTEPQATFSTCFGAPFLPRHPSEYGNLLKDLIAKHNVDCWLVNTGWTGGAYGTGNRMPIKATRTLLTAALTGSLKDADFRTDSNFGFEVPVSVEGVDTGILTPRDTWADKDAYDVQAAKLVDMFVSNFEAFEDHVDVAVKSAAPSCRMAAE; this comes from the coding sequence ATGCAAGAAGTAGGTGTCAGGAATTCCTCCATTGGCTGCGAACCCTTCGGCTTCAAGGGCCTGAAGGCGCTCTATTGGAACCAGAACGAGCCTGCGCTGTACGAGTATTCCCTCTCCCGCGGCGAAACCCAGCTGGCAGCAGGCGGTGCGCTGGTCGCGGAGACCGGCGTCCACACGGGCCGCTCCCCGAAGGACAAGTTCGTGGTCCTCGACGACGAGACCCGGGACAGCGTCTGGTGGGACAACAACGCCCAGATGCAGAAGGACAAGTTCGACCTTCTTCTGGCCGATTTCCTCGCCCACACGGAAGGCATGGAGCTTTTCGCCCAGGACCTTTACGGCGGCGCCGACACGACACATCGGCTTCCGGTCCGGGTCTACACCGAGTATGCATGGCATTCCCTGTTCATCCGCAACCTTCTTCTGCGGCCGGAGTTGAGCGAACTCGACAGCTTCGCACCGGACATGACCATCATCGACCTGCCCAGCTTCAAGGCGGACCCGGAAAGGCATGGGTGCCGGACGGAAACCGTGATTGCAGTCGACCTGACGCGCAAGATCGTTCTCATCGGCGGCACCTCCTATGCCGGCGAGATGAAGAAATCCGTCTTCACCATGCTGAACCATCTGCTCCCGGCCAAGGGCGTGATGTCCATGCATTGCTCCGCGAATGTCGGCGACGACGGCGACACCGCCGTCTTCTTCGGTCTGTCCGGCACGGGCAAGACCACGCTGTCCGCCGACCCGGCACGCACCCTGGTCGGTGACGACGAGCATGGCTGGAGCGAAAGCGGCGTATTCAATTTCGAAGGTGGCTGCTACGCAAAGACAATCAAGCTCTCCGCGGAAGCGGAGCCGGAGATCTTTTCGACGACCCAGCGCTTCGGAACCGTTCTGGAAAACGTCGTCCTGGACGACGCCCGCGTTCCGGATTTCGATGACGGCACCAAGACCGAGAACACCCGTGCCGCCTATCCGATCCACTTCATTTCCAATGCCAGCGCCACCGGCTGCGCGCCGATGCCGAAGACGATCATCATGCTGACCGCCGACGCGTTCGGCGTGATGCCGCCGATCGCCCGGCTGACCCCGGCGCAGGCAATGTATCACTTCCTGTCCGGCTACACCGCCAAGGTGGCCGGCACGGAAAAAGGCGTCACCGAGCCGCAGGCGACCTTCTCGACCTGTTTCGGCGCGCCGTTCCTGCCGAGGCACCCGTCCGAATACGGCAACCTGCTGAAGGACCTGATCGCCAAGCACAATGTCGACTGCTGGCTGGTCAACACCGGCTGGACCGGCGGCGCCTACGGCACCGGCAACCGCATGCCGATCAAGGCCACCCGCACGCTGCTCACCGCGGCGCTGACCGGAAGCCTGAAGGATGCCGACTTCCGCACGGACTCCAATTTCGGCTTCGAGGTCCCGGTCTCGGTCGAAGGTGTCGACACCGGGATCCTGACCCCGCGCGACACGTGGGCGGACAAGGATGCCTATGACGTTCAGGCCGCCAAGCTGGTGGACATGTTCGTCAGCAATTTCGAAGCCTTCGAGGACCATGTCGACGTCGCCGTGAAAAGCGCCGCACCGTCCTGCCGGATGGCCGCCGAATAA
- a CDS encoding XdhC family protein has product MPATETSSIADVLKTAEDWRGSGRAVALATVIETWGSAPRPVGSHLVIDADGNFEGSVSGGCVEGAVVAEAVDVIDTGKPATLEFGVADETAWQVGLSCGGRIRVYVEPVT; this is encoded by the coding sequence ATGCCTGCCACCGAAACGTCTTCCATCGCCGATGTTCTGAAAACCGCCGAGGACTGGCGCGGCTCCGGCCGTGCGGTTGCTCTGGCGACCGTGATCGAAACCTGGGGCTCCGCGCCGCGCCCGGTCGGATCGCATCTGGTGATTGATGCCGACGGCAATTTCGAGGGGTCCGTTTCGGGCGGCTGCGTCGAAGGTGCCGTTGTCGCCGAAGCCGTCGATGTCATTGACACCGGGAAACCCGCCACGCTGGAGTTCGGCGTCGCCGACGAGACCGCGTGGCAGGTGGGCCTGTCCTGCGGCGGCCGCATCCGCGTCTACGTCGAACCCGTCACCTGA
- a CDS encoding LysE family translocator — MTTETFLAFLAATALFAYMPGPALLYTAAQTIARGRRAGFMAAAGIHLGCYVHVLAAAFGLSALFSVVPTLYFALKLVGGAYLVFLGVQMIRTRVAAGPAPDLPQKSTRRAFMDSVLVEVLNPKVAIFFIAFLPQFVSPEAGLPIWAQFLVLGTIVNCAFTSADLVTVLFATEVKKRLTRATRFQDLTRWLGGSLLVGLGLKLATDRA, encoded by the coding sequence ATGACGACAGAGACCTTCCTCGCCTTTCTCGCCGCGACAGCCCTGTTCGCCTACATGCCGGGCCCCGCGCTGCTTTACACCGCCGCGCAGACCATAGCGCGCGGCCGGCGCGCCGGTTTCATGGCCGCAGCGGGCATTCACCTGGGCTGCTATGTCCATGTACTGGCGGCCGCTTTCGGCCTTTCGGCGCTGTTTTCCGTGGTTCCGACGCTCTATTTCGCACTCAAGCTGGTCGGCGGCGCCTACCTGGTCTTTCTCGGCGTGCAGATGATCCGGACCCGCGTTGCCGCCGGTCCCGCGCCGGACCTGCCGCAGAAGTCCACGCGCAGGGCGTTTATGGACAGCGTCCTGGTCGAGGTGCTCAATCCGAAAGTGGCGATCTTCTTCATTGCCTTCCTGCCGCAATTCGTCAGCCCGGAGGCGGGCCTGCCGATCTGGGCGCAGTTCCTGGTCCTCGGCACGATCGTCAATTGTGCCTTCACCTCGGCGGATCTCGTGACCGTGCTGTTTGCAACGGAAGTCAAGAAGCGGCTGACACGTGCCACGCGTTTCCAGGATCTGACCCGCTGGCTCGGCGGTTCCCTGCTGGTCGGGCTTGGCCTGAAACTCGCAACGGACCGCGCCTGA
- a CDS encoding XdhC family protein, with protein MDLALLKALNADRAERRAAILVTEMPDGPQRLIRKTDDYSADPLSGELEKRFRSGKSGMVSLDTGEAFLNVSLPAPRLVIIGAVHISQALVPMAEIAGLDVTVIDPRTAFATEDRFPGGSLKADWPQDVLKEAPLDAFTAVAAVTHDPKIDDYPLIEALKTGCFYVGALGSRKTHGKRLERFAEAGLDPALFERIDAPIGLDIGAASPEEIAVAVLGAVIAALRKAPGAGG; from the coding sequence ATGGACCTCGCCCTTCTGAAAGCCCTGAATGCCGACCGCGCCGAGCGTCGTGCGGCCATCCTGGTGACCGAGATGCCGGACGGGCCGCAGCGGCTGATCCGCAAGACCGACGATTATTCCGCCGATCCCCTTTCAGGAGAACTCGAAAAACGGTTCCGCTCCGGCAAGTCCGGCATGGTGTCTCTCGATACCGGCGAAGCGTTCCTGAACGTTTCCCTGCCCGCGCCACGCCTTGTCATCATCGGCGCCGTGCATATCAGCCAGGCGCTTGTGCCCATGGCAGAGATCGCCGGCCTGGACGTCACCGTGATCGATCCGCGCACGGCCTTTGCCACCGAAGACCGGTTTCCGGGCGGCTCACTCAAGGCGGACTGGCCGCAGGATGTCCTGAAAGAGGCTCCGCTGGACGCCTTCACCGCCGTCGCGGCGGTGACGCATGATCCGAAAATCGACGACTATCCGCTTATAGAGGCCCTGAAAACCGGCTGCTTCTATGTCGGTGCGCTCGGCAGCCGCAAGACCCATGGCAAGCGGCTGGAACGCTTTGCCGAAGCCGGTCTTGACCCGGCCCTGTTCGAGCGGATCGACGCCCCCATCGGCCTGGATATCGGCGCCGCTTCCCCGGAAGAAATCGCCGTCGCGGTGCTTGGTGCCGTGATTGCCGCCTTGCGCAAGGCCCCGGGAGCGGGGGGATGA